A genome region from Streptomyces xanthophaeus includes the following:
- a CDS encoding hydrolase — protein sequence MTAEPHRLTLGGDTALVLIDLQTGILDRPAAKPTPEILGKGIALAEAFRAHRLPVVLVKVAWSPDGGDLPTANVDRPGPAAAPPAAFSEIPAELAALGDVVVTKRHWGAFTGTELDLQLRRRGIHRIVLAGISTSVGVESTARTAWELSYDLVFAEDATADTDPDSHAHTFGKIFPRIGKVSTTDEIIAALDS from the coding sequence ATGACCGCAGAACCCCACCGCCTCACCCTCGGCGGAGACACGGCCCTCGTGCTCATCGACCTCCAGACGGGCATCCTCGACCGGCCCGCCGCCAAGCCCACCCCCGAGATCCTGGGGAAGGGGATCGCGCTCGCCGAGGCGTTCCGCGCCCACCGGTTGCCCGTGGTCCTGGTCAAGGTGGCGTGGTCCCCGGACGGCGGTGACCTGCCCACCGCGAACGTGGACCGCCCCGGCCCGGCCGCCGCCCCGCCCGCCGCCTTCTCCGAGATCCCGGCCGAGCTCGCCGCCCTCGGGGACGTGGTCGTCACCAAACGCCACTGGGGCGCCTTCACCGGTACCGAACTCGACCTCCAGCTGCGCCGCCGCGGCATCCACCGCATCGTGCTGGCCGGCATCTCCACCAGCGTCGGCGTCGAGTCCACCGCCCGTACGGCGTGGGAGCTCAGCTACGACCTGGTCTTCGCGGAGGACGCCACCGCCGACACCGACCCCGACTCGCACGCCCACACGTTCGGCAAGATCTTCCCCCGCATCGGCAAGGTCAGCACCACGGACGAGATCATCGCGGCCCTGGACTCCTGA